A single genomic interval of Adhaeribacter pallidiroseus harbors:
- a CDS encoding urease accessory protein UreD has translation MIGELTFTVANRTGKSFLGQAYCTHPFKIAPVGEHPENPTLYLMIRSSSPGVLDNDHYKINIHLNSGSRLHLQTQSYQRIFKMDNGARQEMVVNLAAKSYFCFIPHPVVPHENSRFYSHTVINMAEESRLVWGEIITCGRKLSGEAFKFTSLHTILKIYNGDRLIFKDQLLLCPGTTRLQNLGLYEDYSHQANLVLLPAGPDAATLLELVQEYFLKINNVAVGLTEIASNGILIRILGTSGEQLFSCLQEISALLLENIAGSEILLSPEK, from the coding sequence ATGATTGGCGAACTTACATTTACAGTTGCTAATCGCACGGGTAAAAGTTTTCTGGGTCAGGCCTACTGTACCCATCCTTTTAAAATAGCACCAGTAGGGGAGCACCCGGAAAATCCTACGCTTTACCTAATGATTCGAAGCTCTTCGCCGGGCGTTCTGGACAATGATCATTATAAAATTAACATTCATTTAAACTCAGGTAGTCGTCTGCATCTACAAACCCAATCTTACCAACGAATTTTTAAAATGGATAACGGAGCTCGCCAGGAGATGGTGGTTAACCTGGCGGCAAAAAGTTACTTCTGTTTTATTCCGCATCCGGTAGTGCCCCACGAAAATTCCCGGTTTTACAGCCATACCGTTATAAACATGGCCGAAGAATCGCGGCTTGTCTGGGGAGAAATTATTACTTGTGGCCGAAAGTTATCCGGCGAAGCATTTAAATTTACTTCTTTGCACACTATTTTAAAAATCTATAATGGAGATCGCCTGATTTTTAAAGATCAATTACTGCTTTGCCCCGGAACCACCCGCTTACAAAATTTAGGGCTTTACGAAGATTATTCGCACCAAGCTAATTTGGTATTGTTACCTGCCGGACCAGATGCAGCAACGCTTTTGGAGTTGGTACAGGAATATTTTTTAAAAATCAATAATGTAGCCGTTGGTTTAACCGAGATTGCTTCTAACGGAATTTTAATACGAATACTTGGAACTAGCGGAGAACAATTATTTAGTTGCCTGCAGGAAATAAGTGCCTTGTTACTAGAAAACATAGCTGGTTCCGAAATATTGCTTAGTCCGGAAAAATGA
- a CDS encoding DUF2480 family protein → MNEIINKVAESSLITINLEALIHPGERVVFDIKDQLFMGLILKEKDFRSFIKENDWSVYTGKNVAMINSADAIVPTWAYMLVASKLQMYANRYIFGNLGNLEQALIQEAIANINPDEYMNAKIVVKGCSSITVPDFAYVEIMHKLLPVASSIMYGEPCSTVPIYKKLKF, encoded by the coding sequence ATGAATGAAATCATAAATAAAGTTGCGGAAAGCTCCCTGATAACCATCAATCTAGAGGCATTGATTCATCCAGGTGAACGGGTCGTTTTTGATATCAAAGATCAACTGTTTATGGGTTTGATTTTAAAAGAAAAAGACTTTAGATCTTTTATTAAAGAAAACGATTGGTCGGTTTACACCGGAAAAAACGTGGCCATGATTAATTCCGCGGATGCTATAGTGCCAACTTGGGCTTACATGCTAGTAGCCAGCAAATTGCAAATGTATGCTAACCGGTATATTTTTGGTAATCTGGGCAATTTAGAACAAGCTTTAATACAAGAAGCCATCGCTAACATTAATCCGGATGAATACATGAATGCTAAAATAGTAGTTAAAGGTTGTAGTAGTATAACAGTTCCTGATTTTGCCTACGTTGAAATCATGCACAAGCTACTACCTGTAGCTAGTAGCATTATGTATGGTGAGCCTTGTAGTACCGTGCCAATTTATAAAAAATTAAAATTTTAA
- a CDS encoding SRPBCC domain-containing protein, translating into MKNFKKYYILSADPEEVYNALTIPATLQLWTGEKAEMSTEPGSEFSLWDDSIVGKNIEFEPGRKIVQEWYFGEQPEPSLVTIILHPHKQGTSVELRHTNIPDQDFEDITEGWDSSYFGALQDFYED; encoded by the coding sequence ATGAAAAATTTTAAAAAATACTACATTTTATCCGCCGACCCGGAAGAAGTTTATAATGCTTTGACTATCCCGGCCACTTTGCAACTCTGGACCGGCGAAAAAGCCGAAATGTCTACGGAGCCTGGCTCTGAGTTTTCTCTTTGGGATGATAGCATCGTTGGTAAAAATATCGAGTTTGAACCGGGGCGGAAAATAGTTCAGGAATGGTACTTTGGCGAACAACCAGAGCCTTCTCTGGTTACAATTATTTTGCACCCGCATAAACAAGGCACTTCGGTAGAGTTGAGGCATACCAATATTCCGGATCAAGATTTTGAAGATATTACCGAAGGTTGGGACTCCAGTTACTTTGGGGCCTTGCAGGATTTCTACGAAGATTAA
- a CDS encoding MBL fold metallo-hydrolase: MALFITSLNSGSNGNCYYIGNEHDAVLVDAGISCRETEKRLHRLNLSISKVRAVFISHEHSDHIRGLAVLARKHNLPVFITPATLQNSRLGSEQFLTVPLVGFQPVTIGDLQIIAFPKSHDASDPHSFLISCKGVKIGVFTDIGFACEHVISHFQQCHAAFLETNYDENLLQNGHYPYYLKNRIRSNKGHLSNRQALALFTSHKPRYMSHVLLSHLSQQNNCPKLVYELFNNHANGTEVVVASRYSETPVYAISANQVLEPSRMYQLFDN, from the coding sequence ATGGCTTTATTTATTACTTCCTTAAATTCTGGTAGTAACGGTAACTGTTATTATATCGGTAATGAACACGATGCGGTTTTGGTGGATGCCGGCATTTCCTGCCGGGAAACGGAAAAACGTTTGCATCGTTTAAACTTATCTATTTCTAAAGTAAGAGCTGTTTTTATTTCGCACGAGCATTCCGATCATATCAGAGGTTTGGCCGTTCTTGCCCGCAAACACAATCTGCCGGTTTTTATTACCCCTGCTACCCTGCAAAACAGCCGACTGGGCTCAGAGCAATTTTTAACCGTACCGTTAGTCGGTTTCCAGCCCGTAACTATTGGCGATCTGCAAATTATTGCTTTCCCAAAATCTCACGATGCTTCCGATCCGCATAGTTTTTTAATTTCTTGCAAAGGCGTTAAAATCGGCGTATTTACCGATATTGGTTTTGCTTGTGAGCATGTCATTTCTCATTTTCAGCAATGTCACGCAGCTTTTCTGGAAACGAACTACGACGAAAACCTATTACAAAATGGTCATTATCCCTATTATTTAAAAAACAGAATTCGAAGCAACAAAGGCCATTTATCCAATAGACAAGCACTCGCGTTATTTACTAGCCACAAGCCGCGGTATATGAGCCATGTTTTGCTGTCGCACCTTTCCCAACAAAATAATTGTCCCAAGTTAGTTTACGAGCTGTTTAACAATCATGCAAACGGCACAGAAGTAGTAGTTGCCTCTCGTTACTCGGAAACTCCAGTTTACGCCATATCTGCTAACCAAGTGCTAGAGCCTTCTAGGATGTATCAATTGTTCGATAATTAA
- a CDS encoding urease accessory protein UreH domain-containing protein — MTAEFQLLTLTAIGISFIHTITGPDHYVPFIALSRTRNWSVIKTITCTVVCGLGHVGSSVLLGLVGIGLGWSLSKLSWLEQVRGGLAGWGLLLFGVLYTVWGLKQAYQNRPHKHFDAYPDSSVYVYEHRPGEVVYPHQRKKVTPWVLFIIFILGPCEPLIPLLSYPAAQDSTAGIIWLVSIFTLFTILTMVAMVLLGYYGISFFKNSVLERYVHAIGGSTIVACGIGMLFLGW, encoded by the coding sequence ATGACTGCCGAGTTTCAGCTTTTAACCTTAACCGCCATTGGTATTAGTTTTATTCATACCATTACGGGTCCGGATCATTACGTACCTTTTATTGCACTTTCCCGAACCCGGAATTGGTCTGTAATAAAAACGATTACCTGTACCGTAGTTTGTGGATTAGGGCATGTAGGAAGTTCTGTTTTGCTCGGATTAGTGGGTATTGGTTTAGGCTGGTCCCTTTCCAAACTAAGTTGGTTGGAACAGGTGCGGGGAGGTTTAGCGGGTTGGGGGCTCCTTTTATTTGGTGTGCTGTATACCGTCTGGGGATTAAAGCAAGCGTATCAAAACCGACCGCATAAACATTTCGATGCCTACCCGGATAGTTCTGTTTATGTATATGAGCACCGCCCCGGCGAAGTTGTTTATCCGCACCAGCGCAAAAAAGTTACGCCGTGGGTACTATTTATTATTTTTATATTAGGCCCTTGCGAACCGCTGATACCTTTGCTTTCCTATCCGGCAGCTCAGGATTCTACCGCTGGTATAATCTGGCTGGTAAGTATTTTTACGCTGTTTACCATTCTTACCATGGTAGCTATGGTGCTGCTGGGTTACTATGGAATATCTTTTTTTAAAAATTCAGTATTAGAGCGGTATGTGCACGCCATTGGCGGTTCTACCATTGTGGCTTGTGGGATAGGCATGTTGTTTTTAGGCTGGTAA
- the tsaB gene encoding tRNA (adenosine(37)-N6)-threonylcarbamoyltransferase complex dimerization subunit type 1 TsaB: MAIILALDTSTSFCSIALFHDQQLLALSELQIEKSHASHGTVLINQMLNNCSKSFEDIAAVAISSGPGSYTGLRIGTSIAKGLCFSLDIPLIEVSTLHALAYSHIQVTPNADNFLFCPMFDARRQEVYTCIVDHLLNEHFPVSPLVLSPSTFENYTLKQPVIFFGSGAIKYQALVGNNGNHKFVNSLPVTSKSIGVLAYQKYHKQQFEDVAYYEPFYLKEVYITAGTKNKEEK, from the coding sequence ATGGCAATCATACTAGCGCTTGACACTTCTACTTCTTTCTGTTCGATTGCCCTTTTTCACGATCAACAACTGCTAGCCTTGTCGGAGTTGCAGATAGAGAAATCCCATGCTTCCCATGGTACTGTATTGATTAATCAAATGCTGAATAACTGCAGTAAATCTTTTGAAGACATTGCCGCAGTTGCAATTTCTAGTGGACCCGGCTCCTACACAGGTTTGCGGATTGGTACTTCCATTGCCAAAGGTTTATGCTTTTCTCTTGATATTCCCTTAATAGAAGTTTCTACCTTGCACGCTTTAGCGTATTCCCACATCCAGGTAACTCCTAATGCCGATAACTTTTTATTTTGCCCCATGTTCGATGCCCGGCGGCAAGAGGTGTATACCTGCATCGTGGATCACCTTTTAAATGAACACTTTCCTGTCAGCCCGTTGGTATTATCCCCCTCAACTTTTGAAAATTACACTTTAAAGCAACCTGTTATTTTTTTTGGCAGCGGGGCTATTAAGTATCAAGCTTTAGTAGGTAATAATGGTAATCACAAATTTGTTAACTCATTACCTGTTACCTCTAAATCAATCGGAGTTTTAGCCTATCAGAAATATCATAAACAACAGTTTGAAGATGTTGCTTATTACGAACCATTTTACTTGAAAGAGGTTTATATTACAGCAGGTACAAAAAATAAAGAAGAAAAATGA